Genomic DNA from Telopea speciosissima isolate NSW1024214 ecotype Mountain lineage chromosome 2, Tspe_v1, whole genome shotgun sequence:
aacttgcaccaaaccgaaccaattaACACCCTTATTGAGTACGTGTTTCTAGATTACGCTGCCAAAATGGAGATTACCAGTAAGTTTGTCTATGATTGCAGCTGAATCTACTGATGAACCAAATTTGACGGTTCAATTGAGGACCAATTGTGTCCATACGATTATTCTGCTTGAAATCCTTAAACAATTTTGCTTCTCTTTGGCCTAACAATATGGGAGATACATAGATTTTCTGTTCCCATGACTGAAATTGCTGAGGTTCTTTAAGATGGTGAGTgggagacaagaagaagaataatcaTCAAACAATACCTTCTCTGCCACAACAATAGATCATTAAAATGGTGCTTCATAGAgactctctcgctctctctctatCTAACTATCTATATGGGTGCTATGATAAAAGTGGTGAAttaacaaagagaacagagcaAGAGAGCAAATTGTATTTGTGATAATCAGATCGGGCTGCTTCAGCAAAAGCCATTTCCTAGGTGGAACCATGTCTCTCTGGTCTTAATTACTGCTGATGATcagatatataaaaaaaaaaaaaaaatttgtacaaACGAAACAGAACAGTACACAATGCCAAATGAAATATGTTTTATACAAGTGTATATTTGCTTTGGTATAACACAATGCTTTtcattacaatttttttttttttggataatccaaacaataaaaatgaaaacaatagAGAACCCATTAATTTACACACTAAACAACATCCATATAAGAGGGCAAGAAACAATAAAATGAATTACTAATCTAAACCCAGAAGGTGTATAAACTACAAAACCAACACGCATAAATGGGGAATATcacaatttttcttctttcccaatGCACCTTGACATTTCCAAATCTATTGGTTTTGTAGATAAGGAACACAGGGTGGCAGATTGGATTCCTTATGAAACAGCCAAGAACTTTAGCCCTAACGAAACTGTTGGATTAGACAGCAATGGGAGGATCCTGTAGACAGTAAAATGTTAAGTATGAGATGATAAGAACATGGATATATCAAGAAGCTGGAGATTGAATCTTGAAAAGAGACTCATAAATGCAGGGCTGTCTTTGAAACTACATGGACTTAATATCATATCATTTTGATTTTGCCCAACATCTATACGCATAAAGGTCATCACCCAAGATGGACTCATCTTAATCAACAGTTTAAAAGactttcaacccaaaaagaaaaacaggtGGGGgttaaaagagaataaaaattaaaagaaagatcTAATTTTCCATTCAATTTCCAGAGATGAATCTGAGCTGAGCAAGTTCTGATCTGTGTGGCTTCAAAACAGTGTAAGACCTCAGATATGATGAAACATTCTTAGATTGCTGTACGAAATAGGTCAATCATTAAAGGATTATAGGTCTAATGGGTATCTGTAAATGGCACAAAGCATATGAAAGACATAAAAACACATGCACGAAAGATCCAGGCACCCACACCTGAGTAAATCAGATATGAAAatatattcacccaaaaaaaaaaaatcagatataAAATATAATGAAGTTCAATAAGCATGGGGTAGGGGGTGCTCATTTCAAAAATCAAGGTCttaacaaaacaaagaaatatcTACACAGTAAAGAGATCTCACCTTTGCAGTCAAGTTTGACACAGCTAACTGGAACTTTTCTCTAGTTTTTGTACCTGCTACCTGCCCAACCTCTGCCATCTTGTTGAAAGCACCATTTAACCAAGATGTTCCAGCAGTTACATATCTGTCAAgcgaaaaaggaaaatttattaGCAATTCCTCCAATGCATTTATGTGGTACAAAGAACTGACTATATCCTATCAAAGTATTGCACTATaacctcaccccccccccctctaaatCAAAGAGCCTGCCCCACAGTAAATAGTGTCATAAGACCCCATAGATGTGCACTATGTCCTATCAAATACCTGGACCTAAAAATTAAATCTAGAGGGATGAGTCATTTAACTCATTGCCCCTCCTAGAGGTGGCAGGAGTATCATCTTTTTAAATACAATAATAGGAACAAAATATGAATGCCAGTGCTACAATAACCTGATTATCTCAGATTGCATCCCCAAGTGGTAAAAAACCAAACAGTCTTCAAAGCTCAACTGAGAAGATCAGAAGATGCCATACCTACTGTATATGGCATATGACCGATCTAAGCCCAAAATTAACCCATTAATGAACATAACCACCCAACCAGTTGAAATTTTTATTAACCCCAAAACATACTACTGATTGACTGTCTATAAAAATGCATGGATGTTTGGATCATCTGATTTACAGGTTTCTCAGCAGTCAGCTTACTAAGGCAACACATCAAGAACCCAAGAATAATATAACTGCATGAATATGGCTTGGACTGCAACAGTACCTGCCGTATGGTCCTAACTACAGACTCTTCAAATAAGTTTGTAAGTTTGTCTTAATGAAACTTCTTTCAAGCAAAAAATGGCTAGTAATTGCCCCAGCAAACAAGATCAATTAATTACATTATCAATAATTGACAATGTAATTAATTTCTCTCCCTTTGTAGTGGACTCTAGATAAAAAGAAATTTCTTTTCAAagcaaaaagaaataaagattaTACCTGCTTTGCTTTACAAAAGATCCTGTTTCATTCAACTTTTTCTCAGCCGCCATTAATGCAGCCATTGTTTTATCCGATGCATGCAGCTTTTGATCAACAGATTTCACTTTCTCATTAACCATAGACATGCCAACAGTTAATTTCTCCTTAAGCCCAACCCTCCTATCAAACGAGATGACTTTAGCAGATGCATTAGCTGTCAACCGATGCTTCTCATCAAATGCTTTAGCCTTATTCATGGCATCTTGCCCAATGGCTGAACCCTTAGCCAACATATTAGTGACAACATCATGAGCTTTACTAACATATATCCGTCCACTATCGGGAGAGCTACTTTTGGTCTGCAAGGagagaaacaacaaaaataacTCCACATGCACAAACCTTCAGAGAAAAAGTTGAGTAGACGATGATGGACTGGAAAGTCACATAACAACTGTAACCATGATGCACCTGCAGCATTAGACTCACGACCTGATGAGTCCTACTTTACCTGATAAGATGATAGTAACAACTCATTGACTTTACAGAGTGACAGCAAAATACACATATCAGATGACTAGCATTAGCAAATAGACTCAACTATTTCACCTAAGAGATCACAAGATGGGACCCATCAAACTTAGGGTATCAAATATTCAAGCAAGTACACTATGTTCAGTATAATGTCATGCAATTGCCAAGCGTTTTGGTCAACTGATAGATAAATTGATAAATGAAATAACACTGCAAGCATAGAGAAATTTATACTGGAGTTTATTGTCACCTCAGCATTCAGTCCAACATCTCCAGCAGAAGAAATAGTCACAGCATTGTCCGCAATCCTTACTTCCTGCATGAATTACAATGGAGAAAATCAGAATCAATTAATGAAGCACTTGAATATACATTCTAAGATACCAACAGTGAAGTTTACTCGCACCTCAACTTTTGGCACATAGTTTTCTACAGGAGTTATGCTCACAATTTGGTCGACTATGGTTGCTCCCTGCATGATTAAGAACAGAAAATTTAAGTATCACTGCTAGGGTCACAAATATTTGAATGGCTACCCCTCAAAGTACTCATGCAACATTAGTTGTGTTCTgaataaacacaaaaatattACAAACTATAACAGAGTATCGAAGAGAATCCTCGTTCCGAAGTGATTAAAAGAATGACTGAGATGACTATAAAGTCTTGTTGAAATAATGCCTTTCAATGataacaacatagccttatcccaactaaatggggtcagctacatggatccttgctctccaatcagctctattcgaagtcgTACATGGTAGAAGGCCTAGGaatacatgtctttcctcaaCACCTCtcctagggttattttaggcttgcccctgGCTGTTTTAGATCTTTCAATCTGAATAAAGTCATTCCTCCAAACTGGAGCATCcgaaggcctctgttgaacatggccatgccacctcaaacgactttcttgtagcttatcatgaatcggagcaactcccaactcagctctaacgtggtcattccttactttgtcCTTCactccttcctagttttgccacacatccatctcaatatcctcATGTCCGctacttagtttatctatatgccACTTTTTAACtaaccatacatcatagcccgTAGTATGACagtcttataaaattttcttttaagctttaaaggaatatgttgaTCACGCAACACTCCAGACacccctctccacttcaaccaacctattttaattctctgagcaacatcatcctctatatcaccttctttatttatgattgagcccaaatacctaaaataatcactttgaggaatctccctctcatcatattcaccacctcattaactgtcctagtgtaactaaagttgcacatcatatactctgtctttgttctacttatcttaaaactttttcattccaaggttgatcttcaTAGCTCAAACTTGGCTTTAATCCTTGCTTGTATCGTCCACCAACACAATTTCATCAggaaaaagcatacaccaaggaacctcatcttagatgtctctagttaaatcatccatgataagcgcaaacagataagggcttagggctgatccttgatgtacccaattgtaattgggaattcattaCCTTAACCCCCACTGTTCTTATGCTAGTTACCACATCTTCATACATATccttaattatgtccacatatttacttgaaaccctTCTCCTCTCAAAAATATGCCAGATTAAATCTTTAGGGGCTTTGTCGTAGGCTTTATCTAGGTCAATAAATAACATAAGGGGATCTCCATGAGCATCGTAAGTAAATATCTTCCAtcatggatcttcctggcataaaaccaaattggttctctgaaATATTAGTCTTTGTTCTCAAATGGGTTTTtgtaaccctctcccataacttcatagtatggctcattagttttatgcctctatagttattgcagctttgtaTATTACCTTAATTTTGTAAACCaggaccacaatgcttctcctccattcatctagcattttccttgtgctcataatcttattaaacatcTTGGTTAGCCAATATAGACCACAGATTCCTAAGATCTTCCACACAtctattgggacctcatctgGGTCAGGTGCCTTGcgtactttcatctttcttagagCTTCTTTCACTTTAGACACCCTGATTTTGTGTATATAGATACCATGTGGTGTCTAGATGAGTAGTGCGGTCTTCCTGGGTACTATTACTCAAAATGAATTTATTGAGTAGTTTGTAAAAatactctttccatctctcgtacatgtcctcatcccttattagtactctaccatcTTCAATTTAATACATCATACATGGTAgaaatctctactctttctTTCCCTCATTCTACTTATCTCATAGATAgctttttcctcttcctttgtgCTTAAGCTATAAAGGTCTTCATACTTCTTCGCCCTTGCTTTCCCTACAATcatcttagcttcatttctagcaaatttatacctttttcatcctctacatccttagtccttcgCCATGTTTTAAAACTATCTTTCTTATTATTAATGGCTACTTCAACTtcgtcatcccaccaccaagtctccctagggacATGTcgttttcctttcgattccCCTAAGACCTCTTTAGCAATCTTCTTAATACACGTTGACATATCATTCTACATCGCATTGGTGTTTCCCTCAAAGCCTCATTTacttgtttgaccactttatcaGTACATGAATTCAAGGAGTCTCCTTTTAGGCTccaccatcttatcttagggAAAATATACTTCCCTATCTTATGATTCTACGTagtgaggcacatatccatgaGTACCAATCTATGTTGAGTCGTTAGGCTCTCCCCAAGTATagccttacagtccttacaaaCAATCTATCGGACCTTCTAGTTataaagaaatctatttggctgaTATGATCCCACTTTTATAGGTgactaaatgctcctctcttttATCCCCTCCTCGttcttctctccaaaaccataacCTTCATGTGtgccttcatagcctctacgatctctcccCACATgttttcccaaaattgtaaaTTACTACCTCCATCCAATACTACTTGGGGTGCggtaattatattgacaacctaTTTCTtcaacacaagcttgatggatataatcctatctcccAATCTTgtaacatccaccacatcattcttttgatctttatccactactatACCCATTCCATTTCTATTACTTTGATCTCCCGTGTACCAAAGTTTACAGTCGCCTAactccttagttttttttttttacctttccaTCTAGTCTTTTGAATACAGACAGTATTGATCCTTctcataattgtcaaggcgttgccgcCTTGGCGTCCAAGCGGTTTTGTAGGGGTCTAGGCGATTGTCACCTTATTGCAAGTTGCCAAGGTATCGCCTTGGTGTCCAGGCGGTTTTGTAGGGGTCTAGGTGATTGTTGCCTTATTGCAAGGCGCCATATACTGGTTTTATTGGGATCGAACCCGGTtctgacacttatttatgccaaatgaTGGTTTTGTAGGGGTCCAGGCGACTGTCTCCTTATTGCAAGGCGCCTTACACTGGTTTTATTAGGATCGAACCCAGTTCTGGCACTATTTataccaaatatcatttaagtagaTATAAAggcatttacttaagatattattcatatataagcaaatacccccttatttgaatccaataaaaatagttgaaaaatcaaattccaaaaggataaaaggtcaacccccccccccacccccagttcaagaacaaaaattggattttcgtcgataagtgaaattttcaaccttttaatgctgggttttttctcaaatctaaaaactctataaatcttaatatgataaaacattgctaaaaaccaaaagtgcaataaaatattcatttgttttgatatctaaaaaaatattttcattcaaagcggttttgacagcattcacgcataccaaataaggtttgaccggagcCTAACttattcaatataaatcaaatttaagcaattttggatttgttagaaagctggttttgagctctacctaatactaagagtctcatgtaaaaataaaatcatctgactagtctaacttcttagagaacaagaacatttctctaaattgagagcAATTTAATCACTTACAGATAAGATCATactttctaagaacagtataaactaAATGTGAGACTAgcataaaccaaatgtatgtttgattgtttcaaacttcaatagcttgcttcttcattCTATTgccttctagttctatgttgatttgtgatgacttgatgtgacttaatgttgatttttgatgacttgatgtgacttaatgttgatttttgatgacttgatgtggcttattgttgatttttgatgacttgatgtgacttaatgttgatttttgatgacttgatgtggcttattgttgattttttatgacttgaggaggcttaatgttgattttttatgacaaGGTATATATTgcagcatactaaataatgtagAAAAgggc
This window encodes:
- the LOC122649507 gene encoding binding partner of ACD11 1-like → MQTRTVQVGHVSDLAGEREIQEFFSFSGDIEHIEIQRGAGQSKTAFVTFKESKALEIALLLSGATIVDQIVSITPVENYVPKVEEVRIADNAVTISSAGDVGLNAETKSSSPDSGRIYVSKAHDVVTNMLAKGSAIGQDAMNKAKAFDEKHRLTANASAKVISFDRRVGLKEKLTVGMSMVNEKVKSVDQKLHASDKTMAALMAAEKKLNETGSFVKQSRYVTAGTSWLNGAFNKMAEVGQVAGTKTREKFQLAVSNLTAKDPPIAV